From one Flavobacteriales bacterium genomic stretch:
- a CDS encoding aminoglycoside phosphotransferase family protein produces the protein MSENRPSVLGTICAAFGIELNGHDCAPFGKGLINQTYLLRNRHGSDHWILQQVNTTVFRQPQLIAYNNYLAAEHLRNHHPEYRFMRGLRATDGRDLFMSPEIGAWRVFPFFPNTVSFDGAVSPQQAYGAAQQFGRLTRNLEGVYVGAFKVIIPEFHDLGARFEVFQGAVRNASIERKDRAREAINHFLSNAGIVDEFKVTMMDPEVRTRITHNDTKVNNVLFDKDTGEAVCVVDLDTLMPGKALFDLGDMIRTFISPAAEDDPNPEHTEVNDEVFEKLVEGYFTEMAPLMSLSERSLVHWCGQMLIYEQGIRFLTDYLHGDLYYRIDREGHNLDRALNQMHLLKRYMALQRPLNDRIRHLVA, from the coding sequence ATGAGCGAGAATCGGCCTTCGGTGCTCGGCACCATCTGCGCCGCCTTCGGCATTGAGCTGAACGGTCACGATTGCGCGCCATTCGGAAAGGGCCTGATCAACCAGACCTACCTGCTGCGCAACCGGCATGGCAGCGACCATTGGATCCTGCAGCAGGTGAATACCACCGTGTTCAGGCAGCCACAGCTCATCGCCTACAACAACTACCTGGCGGCCGAGCACCTGCGCAACCATCATCCGGAGTACCGCTTCATGCGCGGGCTGCGCGCCACCGATGGCCGCGACCTCTTCATGAGCCCGGAGATCGGCGCATGGCGCGTGTTCCCCTTCTTCCCGAACACGGTGAGCTTCGATGGAGCCGTTTCGCCCCAGCAGGCCTATGGCGCGGCACAGCAGTTCGGCAGGCTCACCCGGAACCTCGAAGGCGTGTACGTGGGGGCGTTCAAGGTCATCATACCTGAATTCCATGACCTCGGCGCACGGTTCGAGGTGTTCCAGGGCGCGGTGCGGAATGCGTCCATTGAGCGCAAGGACCGCGCGCGCGAGGCCATCAACCACTTCCTGAGCAATGCCGGCATCGTCGATGAGTTCAAGGTGACCATGATGGACCCCGAGGTGCGCACGCGGATCACGCACAACGACACCAAGGTGAACAACGTGCTCTTCGACAAGGACACGGGTGAGGCGGTATGCGTGGTGGACCTTGATACGCTCATGCCGGGCAAAGCGCTCTTCGATCTGGGCGACATGATCCGCACCTTCATCTCACCAGCTGCGGAGGATGATCCCAACCCCGAGCATACGGAAGTCAATGACGAAGTATTCGAGAAGCTGGTGGAGGGTTATTTCACGGAGATGGCGCCGCTGATGAGCCTGAGCGAGCGCTCATTGGTGCACTGGTGCGGCCAGATGCTGATCTATGAGCAAGGCATCCGCTTCCTCACGGACTACCTGCACGGTGACCTCTATTACCGGATCGATCGCGAAGGACACAACCTCGATCGAGCGCTCAACCAGATGCACTTGCTCAAGCGCTACATG
- a CDS encoding NTP transferase domain-containing protein translates to MRTASLVILAAGSSTRFGRPKQWEPVGPKGEAVLDITLRNAFAFGCEGAWIVVRPSHADMARERYRSNTLVKVVVQAEPLGTGHAAMVGMMRTAGTCVVANADDLYGRESMRIAMEHARDGLAEEHALVAFDLGRTLSPSGPVNRAACRNEDDRLVGIEEVIGLWRDTDGEIRDENGRTRRSEMPVSMNLWVFRERFGTLLEEMNNGRAPGPATETGLPQAVQRALEAGQAFRVLRTPDAWHGLTFAADADLVRRTLAQDA, encoded by the coding sequence ATGCGCACCGCCTCACTCGTGATCCTCGCCGCCGGCAGCAGCACGCGCTTCGGCAGGCCCAAGCAATGGGAGCCGGTAGGACCCAAGGGCGAAGCGGTGCTAGACATCACACTTCGCAATGCATTCGCCTTCGGCTGCGAAGGGGCGTGGATCGTGGTACGGCCCAGCCATGCCGACATGGCCCGGGAACGTTACCGCAGCAACACGCTCGTGAAGGTCGTGGTGCAGGCCGAGCCGCTGGGCACCGGCCATGCGGCCATGGTGGGCATGATGCGCACCGCAGGGACCTGCGTCGTGGCGAACGCCGATGACCTCTATGGGCGTGAGTCGATGCGCATCGCCATGGAGCATGCGCGCGATGGCCTCGCGGAAGAGCATGCATTGGTAGCCTTCGATCTGGGCCGTACGCTTTCCCCGAGCGGGCCGGTGAATCGCGCGGCTTGCAGGAACGAGGACGACCGGTTGGTCGGCATCGAAGAAGTGATCGGGCTCTGGCGCGATACCGATGGCGAGATCCGAGATGAGAACGGGCGCACGAGGAGATCGGAAATGCCTGTGAGCATGAATCTGTGGGTATTCCGTGAACGTTTCGGTACCCTGCTTGAGGAGATGAACAATGGCAGGGCGCCCGGGCCAGCGACCGAGACGGGTTTGCCCCAGGCTGTGCAGCGCGCCTTGGAGGCTGGCCAAGCATTCCGTGTGCTGCGAACGCCCGATGCCTGGCATGGCCTCACCTTCGCCGCCGATGCCGACCTTGTGCGGCGGACCCTGGCCCAAGACGCATGA